From the Musa acuminata AAA Group cultivar baxijiao chromosome BXJ1-2, Cavendish_Baxijiao_AAA, whole genome shotgun sequence genome, one window contains:
- the LOC135608579 gene encoding uncharacterized protein LOC135608579 isoform X3: MGDPSLAHTDSIQDGTEDADPPHELNRKHFLTVKSHIRQKKHKELLALAEEDPGRPVNLMNDTLLHVVIACNKADLAKSIILQMPVETLAAKNLYGDTALHVTAAVGNSEVAKELFDTREDLIGEQNLKQETPLHKAAFYGHHDMFWCLVDEGKGSPYDRREDGATMLHCAIMGNEPGLALEIAERFPLLITSRNTMAVTPLQLMVTVPGLFRSQMVLGCFESILYGFIPLEKDSHRTRQRDEEEAPGSSNDAGQAEATEQDDHEYFGRQRTIRSRFPSCCCTLVDRLVIPVKWVHLFLFIILTTLYPRTRHLEKIKRTHRKALELIEFLARDPRNMEFYVLGRKQGDGGAPAAGFRERGEGQDQLNTPAASTRRWNEPPLILGAQMGIPEFVSTILRVCPEAATYLDTRGRSVLQVAIEHGNREIVRTIREMIRGKNPILPSWLLSRVDKRTGRTILHLASATAPEHNQDALQMQDELRWFETVRDMVPKELVYSRNAQEMTAEEMFTESHREMLKSCKGQLMETGRTCSGLVAAVVFASSFSIPGDKDPATGNPVYFAVPSYNPNEILLCPLVVCDGDAVFSGGVHLQHLPTDIWLAEGEVEGLDSIRIGAHRLPRHLFPGVVLSWLRFRSIFPCSSLGLSQQA; encoded by the exons ATGGGGGATCCCTCTCTTGCCCATACGGATTCCATTCAGGACGGCACGGAGGATGCTGATCCACCGCACGAGCTCAACAGGAAACATTTTCTCACGGTGAAGTCTCACATCCGTCAGAAGAAGCACAAGGAACTCTTGGCTCTAGCCGAAGAAGATCCTGGTCGCCCTGTGAACCTCATGAACGACACTTTGCTCCACGTCGTCATAGCTTGCAACAAGGCGGACCTCGCCAAAAGTATTATCTTGCAGATGCCAGTGGAGACCCTCGCGGCCAAGAATTTGTACGGCGACACGGCTCTTCATGTCACTGCCGCCGTGGGTAACAGCGAGGTGGCCAAGGAGCTGTTCGACACGAGAGAAGATCTCATCGGAGAACAGAACCTGAAGCAGGAGACACCACTTCACAAAGCGGCGTTCTACGGGCATCATGACATGTTCTGGTGCCTGGTGGACGAGGGGAAGGGCTCCCCGTACGATCGGAGGGAGGACGGCGCCACCATGCTGCACTGCGCCATCATGGGCAACGAGCCGG GGCTAGCACTGGAGATTGCAGAGCGTTTTCCATTGCTGATCACGTCGAGGAATACTATGGCGGTAACCCCGTTGCAGCTGATGGTGACCGTTCCGGGGTTATTCCGAAGCCAAATGGTACTGGGCTGCTTCGAGTCCATCCTCTATGGCT TTATTCCTTTGGAGAAGGACTCACACAGGACACGTCAAAGAGATGAAGAGGAGGCACCTGGAAGCTCCAACGATGCCGGT CAAGCTGAAGCCACAGAGCAAGATGACCACGAATATTTCGGGAGGCAGAGAACAATTCGTTCGAGATTTCCATCTTGCTGCTGTACTCTCGTTGACAGATTAGTCATCCCAG TCAAATGGGTTCATCTGTTTCTTTTCATCATTTTAACGACTT TGTACCCTCGAACCCGACATCTGGAGAAGATTAAGAGAACCCATAGAAAAGCCTTGGAACTCATCGAATTTTTAGCCCGCGACCCGAGAAACATGGAGTTCTACGTGCTGGGAAGAAAACAAGGTGACGGCGGAGCTCCTGCGGCAGGCTTTCGAGAAAGAGGTGAGGGACAAGATCAACTTAACACACCAGCTGCGTCTACCAGAAGATGGAACGAGCCACCCTTGATCTTGGGTGCACAAATGGGCATTCCCGAGTTCGTCAGTACCATCTTACGAGTGTGTCCGGAGGCAGCTACGTACCTGGACACCCGTGGCCGAAGCGTTCTCCAAGTAGCAATAGAGCATGGTAACCGAGAGATTGTGAGAACTATACGTGAGATGATTCGGGGGAAGAATCCCATACTACCATCCTGGCTACTGTCCCGCGTCGACAAAAGGACCGGAAGAACCATCCTGCACTTGGCTTCGGCAACTGCCCCCGAGCATAACCAAGATGCTCTAcagatgcaagatgaattaagatGGTTTGAG ACGGTGAGAGATATGGTTCCTAAGGAATTAGTGTACAGTCGGAACGCGCAAGAGATGACCGCAGAAGAGATGTTTACTGAGAGTCACCGGGAGATGCTCAAGAGTTGCAAGGGTCAACTAATGGAAACGGGCAGGACGTGTTCAGGGCTTGTCGCTGCTGTAGTGTTCGCGTCGAGCTTCTCCATCCCCGGCGATAAGGACCCAGCGACCGGCAACCCGGTTTACTTCG CAGTTCCGTCGTATAATCCCAACGAAATACTTCTTTGCCCGCTCGTCGTTTGCGATGGCGATGCTGTCTTTTCTGGTGGCGTTCACCTGCAACATCTACCTACAGATATATGGCTGGCAGAAGGCGAAGTCGAAGGACTTGATTCCATTCGTATTGGAGCTCACCGTCTTCCCCGTCATCTGTTCCCTGGTGTTGTTCTTTCGTGGCTCCGATTTCGGTCTATCTTTCCTTGTTCGTCTTTGGGTTTGAGTCAACAAGCATGA
- the LOC135608579 gene encoding uncharacterized protein LOC135608579 isoform X1 — translation MGDPSLAHTDSIQDGTEDADPPHELNRKHFLTVKSHIRQKKHKELLALAEEDPGRPVNLMNDTLLHVVIACNKADLAKSIILQMPVETLAAKNLYGDTALHVTAAVGNSEVAKELFDTREDLIGEQNLKQETPLHKAAFYGHHDMFWCLVDEGKGSPYDRREDGATMLHCAIMGNEPGLALEIAERFPLLITSRNTMAVTPLQLMVTVPGLFRSQMVLGCFESILYGFIPLEKDSHRTRQRDEEEAPGSSNDAGQAEATEQDDHEYFGRQRTIRSRFPSCCCTLVDRLVIPVKWVHLFLFIILTTLYPRTRHLEKIKRTHRKALELIEFLARDPRNMEFYVLGRKQGDGGAPAAGFRERGEGQDQLNTPAASTRRWNEPPLILGAQMGIPEFVSTILRVCPEAATYLDTRGRSVLQVAIEHGNREIVRTIREMIRGKNPILPSWLLSRVDKRTGRTILHLASATAPEHNQDALQMQDELRWFETVRDMVPKELVYSRNAQEMTAEEMFTESHREMLKSCKGQLMETGRTCSGLVAAVVFASSFSIPGDKDPATGNPVYFGRAAFTVFSHFYVIGLSCAATSLVLFLSLAMSPYKEQQFRRIIPTKYFFARSSFAMAMLSFLVAFTCNIYLQIYGWQKAKSKDLIPFVLELTVFPVICSLVLFFRGSDFGLSFLVRLWV, via the exons ATGGGGGATCCCTCTCTTGCCCATACGGATTCCATTCAGGACGGCACGGAGGATGCTGATCCACCGCACGAGCTCAACAGGAAACATTTTCTCACGGTGAAGTCTCACATCCGTCAGAAGAAGCACAAGGAACTCTTGGCTCTAGCCGAAGAAGATCCTGGTCGCCCTGTGAACCTCATGAACGACACTTTGCTCCACGTCGTCATAGCTTGCAACAAGGCGGACCTCGCCAAAAGTATTATCTTGCAGATGCCAGTGGAGACCCTCGCGGCCAAGAATTTGTACGGCGACACGGCTCTTCATGTCACTGCCGCCGTGGGTAACAGCGAGGTGGCCAAGGAGCTGTTCGACACGAGAGAAGATCTCATCGGAGAACAGAACCTGAAGCAGGAGACACCACTTCACAAAGCGGCGTTCTACGGGCATCATGACATGTTCTGGTGCCTGGTGGACGAGGGGAAGGGCTCCCCGTACGATCGGAGGGAGGACGGCGCCACCATGCTGCACTGCGCCATCATGGGCAACGAGCCGG GGCTAGCACTGGAGATTGCAGAGCGTTTTCCATTGCTGATCACGTCGAGGAATACTATGGCGGTAACCCCGTTGCAGCTGATGGTGACCGTTCCGGGGTTATTCCGAAGCCAAATGGTACTGGGCTGCTTCGAGTCCATCCTCTATGGCT TTATTCCTTTGGAGAAGGACTCACACAGGACACGTCAAAGAGATGAAGAGGAGGCACCTGGAAGCTCCAACGATGCCGGT CAAGCTGAAGCCACAGAGCAAGATGACCACGAATATTTCGGGAGGCAGAGAACAATTCGTTCGAGATTTCCATCTTGCTGCTGTACTCTCGTTGACAGATTAGTCATCCCAG TCAAATGGGTTCATCTGTTTCTTTTCATCATTTTAACGACTT TGTACCCTCGAACCCGACATCTGGAGAAGATTAAGAGAACCCATAGAAAAGCCTTGGAACTCATCGAATTTTTAGCCCGCGACCCGAGAAACATGGAGTTCTACGTGCTGGGAAGAAAACAAGGTGACGGCGGAGCTCCTGCGGCAGGCTTTCGAGAAAGAGGTGAGGGACAAGATCAACTTAACACACCAGCTGCGTCTACCAGAAGATGGAACGAGCCACCCTTGATCTTGGGTGCACAAATGGGCATTCCCGAGTTCGTCAGTACCATCTTACGAGTGTGTCCGGAGGCAGCTACGTACCTGGACACCCGTGGCCGAAGCGTTCTCCAAGTAGCAATAGAGCATGGTAACCGAGAGATTGTGAGAACTATACGTGAGATGATTCGGGGGAAGAATCCCATACTACCATCCTGGCTACTGTCCCGCGTCGACAAAAGGACCGGAAGAACCATCCTGCACTTGGCTTCGGCAACTGCCCCCGAGCATAACCAAGATGCTCTAcagatgcaagatgaattaagatGGTTTGAG ACGGTGAGAGATATGGTTCCTAAGGAATTAGTGTACAGTCGGAACGCGCAAGAGATGACCGCAGAAGAGATGTTTACTGAGAGTCACCGGGAGATGCTCAAGAGTTGCAAGGGTCAACTAATGGAAACGGGCAGGACGTGTTCAGGGCTTGTCGCTGCTGTAGTGTTCGCGTCGAGCTTCTCCATCCCCGGCGATAAGGACCCAGCGACCGGCAACCCGGTTTACTTCGGTAGGGCAGCTTTTACGGTCTTCTCACATTTTTACGTGATTGGGTTGTCATGCGCCGCCACATCTCTGGTGTTGTTCTTATCCCTCGCCATGTCACCGTACAAGGAGCAGCAGTTCCGTCGTATAATCCCAACGAAATACTTCTTTGCCCGCTCGTCGTTTGCGATGGCGATGCTGTCTTTTCTGGTGGCGTTCACCTGCAACATCTACCTACAGATATATGGCTGGCAGAAGGCGAAGTCGAAGGACTTGATTCCATTCGTATTGGAGCTCACCGTCTTCCCCGTCATCTGTTCCCTGGTGTTGTTCTTTCGTGGCTCCGATTTCGGTCTATCTTTCCTTGTTCGTCTTTGGGTTTGA
- the LOC135608579 gene encoding uncharacterized protein LOC135608579 isoform X4, whose protein sequence is MGDPSLAHTDSIQDGTEDADPPHELNRKHFLTVKSHIRQKKHKELLALAEEDPGRPVNLMNDTLLHVVIACNKADLAKSIILQMPVETLAAKNLYGDTALHVTAAVGNSEVAKELFDTREDLIGEQNLKQETPLHKAAFYGHHDMFWCLVDEGKGSPYDRREDGATMLHCAIMGNEPGLALEIAERFPLLITSRNTMAVTPLQLMVTVPGLFRSQMVLGCFESILYGLYPRTRHLEKIKRTHRKALELIEFLARDPRNMEFYVLGRKQGDGGAPAAGFRERGEGQDQLNTPAASTRRWNEPPLILGAQMGIPEFVSTILRVCPEAATYLDTRGRSVLQVAIEHGNREIVRTIREMIRGKNPILPSWLLSRVDKRTGRTILHLASATAPEHNQDALQMQDELRWFETVRDMVPKELVYSRNAQEMTAEEMFTESHREMLKSCKGQLMETGRTCSGLVAAVVFASSFSIPGDKDPATGNPVYFGRAAFTVFSHFYVIGLSCAATSLVLFLSLAMSPYKEQQFRRIIPTKYFFARSSFAMAMLSFLVAFTCNIYLQIYGWQKAKSKDLIPFVLELTVFPVICSLVLFFRGSDFGLSFLVRLWV, encoded by the exons ATGGGGGATCCCTCTCTTGCCCATACGGATTCCATTCAGGACGGCACGGAGGATGCTGATCCACCGCACGAGCTCAACAGGAAACATTTTCTCACGGTGAAGTCTCACATCCGTCAGAAGAAGCACAAGGAACTCTTGGCTCTAGCCGAAGAAGATCCTGGTCGCCCTGTGAACCTCATGAACGACACTTTGCTCCACGTCGTCATAGCTTGCAACAAGGCGGACCTCGCCAAAAGTATTATCTTGCAGATGCCAGTGGAGACCCTCGCGGCCAAGAATTTGTACGGCGACACGGCTCTTCATGTCACTGCCGCCGTGGGTAACAGCGAGGTGGCCAAGGAGCTGTTCGACACGAGAGAAGATCTCATCGGAGAACAGAACCTGAAGCAGGAGACACCACTTCACAAAGCGGCGTTCTACGGGCATCATGACATGTTCTGGTGCCTGGTGGACGAGGGGAAGGGCTCCCCGTACGATCGGAGGGAGGACGGCGCCACCATGCTGCACTGCGCCATCATGGGCAACGAGCCGG GGCTAGCACTGGAGATTGCAGAGCGTTTTCCATTGCTGATCACGTCGAGGAATACTATGGCGGTAACCCCGTTGCAGCTGATGGTGACCGTTCCGGGGTTATTCCGAAGCCAAATGGTACTGGGCTGCTTCGAGTCCATCCTCTATGGCT TGTACCCTCGAACCCGACATCTGGAGAAGATTAAGAGAACCCATAGAAAAGCCTTGGAACTCATCGAATTTTTAGCCCGCGACCCGAGAAACATGGAGTTCTACGTGCTGGGAAGAAAACAAGGTGACGGCGGAGCTCCTGCGGCAGGCTTTCGAGAAAGAGGTGAGGGACAAGATCAACTTAACACACCAGCTGCGTCTACCAGAAGATGGAACGAGCCACCCTTGATCTTGGGTGCACAAATGGGCATTCCCGAGTTCGTCAGTACCATCTTACGAGTGTGTCCGGAGGCAGCTACGTACCTGGACACCCGTGGCCGAAGCGTTCTCCAAGTAGCAATAGAGCATGGTAACCGAGAGATTGTGAGAACTATACGTGAGATGATTCGGGGGAAGAATCCCATACTACCATCCTGGCTACTGTCCCGCGTCGACAAAAGGACCGGAAGAACCATCCTGCACTTGGCTTCGGCAACTGCCCCCGAGCATAACCAAGATGCTCTAcagatgcaagatgaattaagatGGTTTGAG ACGGTGAGAGATATGGTTCCTAAGGAATTAGTGTACAGTCGGAACGCGCAAGAGATGACCGCAGAAGAGATGTTTACTGAGAGTCACCGGGAGATGCTCAAGAGTTGCAAGGGTCAACTAATGGAAACGGGCAGGACGTGTTCAGGGCTTGTCGCTGCTGTAGTGTTCGCGTCGAGCTTCTCCATCCCCGGCGATAAGGACCCAGCGACCGGCAACCCGGTTTACTTCGGTAGGGCAGCTTTTACGGTCTTCTCACATTTTTACGTGATTGGGTTGTCATGCGCCGCCACATCTCTGGTGTTGTTCTTATCCCTCGCCATGTCACCGTACAAGGAGCAGCAGTTCCGTCGTATAATCCCAACGAAATACTTCTTTGCCCGCTCGTCGTTTGCGATGGCGATGCTGTCTTTTCTGGTGGCGTTCACCTGCAACATCTACCTACAGATATATGGCTGGCAGAAGGCGAAGTCGAAGGACTTGATTCCATTCGTATTGGAGCTCACCGTCTTCCCCGTCATCTGTTCCCTGGTGTTGTTCTTTCGTGGCTCCGATTTCGGTCTATCTTTCCTTGTTCGTCTTTGGGTTTGA
- the LOC135608579 gene encoding uncharacterized protein LOC135608579 isoform X2 — MGDPSLAHTDSIQDGTEDADPPHELNRKHFLTVKSHIRQKKHKELLALAEEDPGRPVNLMNDTLLHVVIACNKADLAKSIILQMPVETLAAKNLYGDTALHVTAAVGNSEVAKELFDTREDLIGEQNLKQETPLHKAAFYGHHDMFWCLVDEGKGSPYDRREDGATMLHCAIMGNEPGLALEIAERFPLLITSRNTMAVTPLQLMVTVPGLFRSQMVLGCFESILYGFIPLEKDSHRTRQRDEEEAPGSSNDAGQAEATEQDDHEYFGRQRTIRSRFPSCCCTLVDRLVIPVKWVHLFLFIILTTLYPRTRHLEKIKRTHRKALELIEFLARDPRNMEFYVLGRKQGDGGAPAAGFRERGEGQDQLNTPAASTRRWNEPPLILGAQMGIPEFVSTILRVCPEAATYLDTRGRSVLQVAIEHGNREIVRTIREMIRGKNPILPSWLLSRVDKRTGRTILHLASATAPEHNQDALQMQDELRWFETVRDMVPKELVYSRNAQEMTAEEMFTESHREMLKSCKGQLMETGRTCSGLVAAVVFASSFSIPGDKDPATGNPVYFGAAVPSYNPNEILLCPLVVCDGDAVFSGGVHLQHLPTDIWLAEGEVEGLDSIRIGAHRLPRHLFPGVVLSWLRFRSIFPCSSLGLSQQA; from the exons ATGGGGGATCCCTCTCTTGCCCATACGGATTCCATTCAGGACGGCACGGAGGATGCTGATCCACCGCACGAGCTCAACAGGAAACATTTTCTCACGGTGAAGTCTCACATCCGTCAGAAGAAGCACAAGGAACTCTTGGCTCTAGCCGAAGAAGATCCTGGTCGCCCTGTGAACCTCATGAACGACACTTTGCTCCACGTCGTCATAGCTTGCAACAAGGCGGACCTCGCCAAAAGTATTATCTTGCAGATGCCAGTGGAGACCCTCGCGGCCAAGAATTTGTACGGCGACACGGCTCTTCATGTCACTGCCGCCGTGGGTAACAGCGAGGTGGCCAAGGAGCTGTTCGACACGAGAGAAGATCTCATCGGAGAACAGAACCTGAAGCAGGAGACACCACTTCACAAAGCGGCGTTCTACGGGCATCATGACATGTTCTGGTGCCTGGTGGACGAGGGGAAGGGCTCCCCGTACGATCGGAGGGAGGACGGCGCCACCATGCTGCACTGCGCCATCATGGGCAACGAGCCGG GGCTAGCACTGGAGATTGCAGAGCGTTTTCCATTGCTGATCACGTCGAGGAATACTATGGCGGTAACCCCGTTGCAGCTGATGGTGACCGTTCCGGGGTTATTCCGAAGCCAAATGGTACTGGGCTGCTTCGAGTCCATCCTCTATGGCT TTATTCCTTTGGAGAAGGACTCACACAGGACACGTCAAAGAGATGAAGAGGAGGCACCTGGAAGCTCCAACGATGCCGGT CAAGCTGAAGCCACAGAGCAAGATGACCACGAATATTTCGGGAGGCAGAGAACAATTCGTTCGAGATTTCCATCTTGCTGCTGTACTCTCGTTGACAGATTAGTCATCCCAG TCAAATGGGTTCATCTGTTTCTTTTCATCATTTTAACGACTT TGTACCCTCGAACCCGACATCTGGAGAAGATTAAGAGAACCCATAGAAAAGCCTTGGAACTCATCGAATTTTTAGCCCGCGACCCGAGAAACATGGAGTTCTACGTGCTGGGAAGAAAACAAGGTGACGGCGGAGCTCCTGCGGCAGGCTTTCGAGAAAGAGGTGAGGGACAAGATCAACTTAACACACCAGCTGCGTCTACCAGAAGATGGAACGAGCCACCCTTGATCTTGGGTGCACAAATGGGCATTCCCGAGTTCGTCAGTACCATCTTACGAGTGTGTCCGGAGGCAGCTACGTACCTGGACACCCGTGGCCGAAGCGTTCTCCAAGTAGCAATAGAGCATGGTAACCGAGAGATTGTGAGAACTATACGTGAGATGATTCGGGGGAAGAATCCCATACTACCATCCTGGCTACTGTCCCGCGTCGACAAAAGGACCGGAAGAACCATCCTGCACTTGGCTTCGGCAACTGCCCCCGAGCATAACCAAGATGCTCTAcagatgcaagatgaattaagatGGTTTGAG ACGGTGAGAGATATGGTTCCTAAGGAATTAGTGTACAGTCGGAACGCGCAAGAGATGACCGCAGAAGAGATGTTTACTGAGAGTCACCGGGAGATGCTCAAGAGTTGCAAGGGTCAACTAATGGAAACGGGCAGGACGTGTTCAGGGCTTGTCGCTGCTGTAGTGTTCGCGTCGAGCTTCTCCATCCCCGGCGATAAGGACCCAGCGACCGGCAACCCGGTTTACTTCG GAGCAGCAGTTCCGTCGTATAATCCCAACGAAATACTTCTTTGCCCGCTCGTCGTTTGCGATGGCGATGCTGTCTTTTCTGGTGGCGTTCACCTGCAACATCTACCTACAGATATATGGCTGGCAGAAGGCGAAGTCGAAGGACTTGATTCCATTCGTATTGGAGCTCACCGTCTTCCCCGTCATCTGTTCCCTGGTGTTGTTCTTTCGTGGCTCCGATTTCGGTCTATCTTTCCTTGTTCGTCTTTGGGTTTGAGTCAACAAGCATGA